The genomic interval TTTGGCGTTGTCGCGCAGGATATGCCCCGCCAGAATCATCTTGTCCACGAGGGTCGTCTTGCCGTGATCGACGTGGGCGATGATCGCGATGTTGCGCAGTTTCTGCATAGAAGTTCGTTTTGTCGTGCAAAGGTAAGAATTTCTCCGGAAATTGTGCTATATTTGTTCGATTGTTAAAAAAGTTGAATAAATGAAACCTGCTTTCAGCGTGCGCGGCCGGAGCGACGTTTTCATCGGCCCGGCCGCGGAGATTCTTCCGGACGTGCTGCCCGCGGGGCGCGTGGTGGCGGTCTCCGACGCCGCGGTGGCGGAGCTGCACGGCCGGCTGCTGGCCCCCTACGAGACGCTGCTCGTCGGCCGCGGCGAGGAGCACAAGACGCTCCGCACGGTCGAGACCCTCTGCCGGCGTCTGATCGGGATGGGTGCGGACCGCAAGACCTTCATTCTGGGCGTCGGCGGCGGCATCGTGACCGACGTGGCGGGGTTCGCCGCCTCGATCTACATGCGGGGACTTCCGTTCGGGTTCGTCTCGACGACGCTGCTGGGGCAGGTCGATGCCTCGGTGGGCGGCAAGAACGGGGTGAACGTGGACGGGTACAAGAATATGGCCGGAACGTTTACCCAGCCGCGGTTCGTCGTCTGCGATCCGGCGCTGCTGCGGACGCTGCCCGAAAGGGAGTTCCGGGCCGGGCTGGCCGAGGCGGTCAAGGCGGCGGTCATCGCCGACGCGGAGCTGTTCGCACGGCTGGAGCGCCTCGGCTTCGACGCGTTGCGCGGGGATACGGCGGAGTTGTCGGCGGTGGTGTCGGCGGCCGTGCGCGTCAAGGCGGAGATCGTCGAACGCGACGAGTACGAGGCCGGGGACCGGCGCAAGCTCAACCTCGGACATACGCTGGGGCACGCCATCGAGAAGTGCTCGGACGCCATGAACCACGGCGAGGCCGTGGCCGTGGGGACGGCGCTCGCGGCCGATGCGGCCGTGCGGCTCGGCGTGCTGGCTCCGGCCGACCGCGACCGTATCCGGGGATTGCTCGCACGGCTGGGGTTCGACCTCACGCCTCCGGTTCCGGTGACGCGGCTGTTGC from Alistipes dispar carries:
- the aroB gene encoding 3-dehydroquinate synthase, whose product is MKPAFSVRGRSDVFIGPAAEILPDVLPAGRVVAVSDAAVAELHGRLLAPYETLLVGRGEEHKTLRTVETLCRRLIGMGADRKTFILGVGGGIVTDVAGFAASIYMRGLPFGFVSTTLLGQVDASVGGKNGVNVDGYKNMAGTFTQPRFVVCDPALLRTLPEREFRAGLAEAVKAAVIADAELFARLERLGFDALRGDTAELSAVVSAAVRVKAEIVERDEYEAGDRRKLNLGHTLGHAIEKCSDAMNHGEAVAVGTALAADAAVRLGVLAPADRDRIRGLLARLGFDLTPPVPVTRLLQEVGKDKKSEEGVLRVVFPTGIGGCEVRPMTRDGFAALFA